Proteins from a genomic interval of Phalacrocorax aristotelis chromosome 3, bGulAri2.1, whole genome shotgun sequence:
- the LOC142054964 gene encoding uncharacterized protein LOC142054964, whose amino-acid sequence MAAKSELLLPYPKWPLAIAAARLTLPEHKMAAAITLAGRWGVTRISGERGVASCRLGLEGGGRQIEVAVGQSRRPLPPRGESRGRCQFAMGLKTIWKDYKVLIVMGTSLGLVHWGWFYIKSSPIFQVKTEDFVPEPGIVAYVMQSDHKNKEK is encoded by the exons ATGGCTGCCAAGAGCGAGCTTCTTCTCCCCTATCCAAAATGGCCGCTGGCTATAGCTGCCGCCCGCCTAACCCTGCCCGAGCACAAAATGGCCGCCGCGATAACCTTAGCGGGGAGGTGGGGAGTCACCCGCATTTCCGGCGAGCGAGGGGTCGCTTCCTGCCGTTTGGGGTTGGAAGGTGGAGGTCGGCAGATTGAGGTGGCGGTTGGTCAGTCCCGTCGCCCCTTGCCGCCCCGAGGTGAGAGCCGAG GTAGATGCCAGTTTGCAATGGGTCTTAAAACCATCTGGAAGGACTACAAAGTTCTGATTGTTATGGGAACTAGCCTTGGGCTGGTGCACTGGGGGTGGTTTTACATCAAGTCCAGTCCTATTTTCCAAGTGAAGACAGAGGACTTTGTTCCAGAACCTGGGATTGTGGCATATGTGATGCAAAGCgatcacaaaaataaagaaaaatag